In Brucella melitensis bv. 1 str. 16M, a genomic segment contains:
- a CDS encoding DUF6867 family protein, translating to MQGILYEEPSFWLFFLITCLLGGWAAWMAGRACASTWRTYVQFLIYMIPLGAAVRFIHYALFGGTLLSLHYYLVDTIVLMIIGTVGFRYTRTKQMVRQYSWLYEKTSPFGWKAK from the coding sequence ATGCAGGGTATTCTCTACGAAGAACCGTCATTCTGGCTGTTTTTCCTCATCACCTGCCTTCTGGGCGGCTGGGCGGCATGGATGGCAGGCCGCGCCTGCGCATCCACATGGCGGACCTATGTGCAGTTCCTGATCTATATGATCCCGCTGGGAGCTGCAGTGCGTTTCATTCATTATGCGTTGTTTGGGGGCACGCTTTTGTCGCTCCACTATTATCTGGTGGACACGATCGTGCTGATGATTATCGGCACGGTGGGCTTTCGCTATACGCGCACCAAGCAGATGGTGCGCCAGTATAGCTGGCTCTACGAAAAAACCTCTCCATTCGGCTGGAAGGCGAAATAA
- a CDS encoding branched-chain amino acid ABC transporter substrate-binding protein — protein sequence MRKTLFSGVALAAVIAFGGSAWADVLVGIGIPVTGPNAVYGAQIQKGAEAAIKEVNDAGGINGEKIAITIGDDVSDPKQGISVANKFAADGVKFVIGHFNSGVTIPASQVYAENGILEISPGATNPQYTEQGLWNTFRTCGRDDQQGTVAGQYIFDHFKDAKIAVVHDKTPYGQGLADETKKKLNELGTKETLYEGVNVGEKDFSALIAKLKQAGVNVVYWGGLHPEAGLIIRQMADQGLKAQFISGDGIVSNELASIAGPAVEGTLNTFGPDPRNNPDNAELVKKFRDAGFEPEAYTLYSYAAVQSLAQAAKAAGSNDPQEVAKAMKEKGPFKTVLGDLSYDEKGDPKLPGYVMYKWEKGADGKYNYIQQ from the coding sequence ATGAGAAAAACACTTTTTTCGGGCGTTGCTCTTGCTGCAGTCATCGCCTTCGGGGGCTCGGCTTGGGCTGATGTACTGGTCGGTATCGGTATTCCTGTAACCGGCCCGAACGCCGTTTATGGTGCACAGATCCAGAAAGGCGCCGAGGCGGCAATCAAGGAAGTCAACGATGCCGGCGGCATCAATGGCGAGAAGATTGCCATCACAATCGGCGATGACGTATCCGATCCGAAGCAGGGTATTTCGGTGGCTAATAAATTTGCCGCCGATGGCGTCAAGTTCGTGATTGGACACTTCAACTCTGGCGTTACCATTCCGGCTTCGCAGGTCTATGCCGAAAACGGTATTCTCGAAATTTCGCCTGGCGCGACCAATCCTCAATATACGGAGCAGGGGCTGTGGAACACATTCCGCACCTGCGGCCGTGATGATCAGCAGGGCACTGTTGCCGGTCAGTATATTTTTGACCACTTCAAGGATGCGAAGATCGCCGTCGTTCACGACAAGACCCCTTACGGTCAGGGGCTTGCCGACGAAACCAAGAAGAAGCTGAATGAACTTGGCACCAAGGAAACCCTCTATGAAGGCGTGAACGTTGGTGAAAAGGATTTCTCGGCGCTGATCGCCAAGCTCAAGCAGGCTGGCGTGAACGTGGTTTATTGGGGTGGCCTGCACCCGGAAGCCGGTCTCATCATCCGTCAGATGGCCGATCAGGGACTAAAAGCCCAGTTCATTTCGGGTGACGGTATTGTGTCGAACGAGCTGGCGTCAATCGCCGGTCCGGCTGTCGAAGGCACGCTCAACACCTTCGGTCCCGATCCGCGCAACAACCCGGATAATGCCGAACTGGTGAAGAAATTCCGCGACGCCGGTTTTGAGCCGGAAGCCTATACGCTCTATTCCTATGCGGCGGTTCAGTCGCTGGCTCAGGCCGCAAAGGCCGCTGGCAGCAATGATCCGCAGGAAGTCGCCAAAGCCATGAAGGAAAAGGGCCCGTTCAAGACCGTGCTCGGCGATCTGTCCTATGATGAAAAGGGTGATCCGAAGCTTCCGGGCTATGTCATGTACAAGTGGGAAAAGGGTGCAGACGGGAAGTATAATTACATTCAGCAGTAA